ACATGCTCGACCATTAGCATCAAACTGCCTCCCCAAAGCATTGCATTTAACCATCCAACATGCCATTCCTTGGGAAACTTTTTTGATAAAAGTGTGGTCAAAATTCCTAGAAAAAGCGGAACTACAAAGCAAGCCATTCTTCAGCACCCCCTATCGGAGTAATATTTTTTTACTTATAAATATTACGATTGCGCAATTCTTTTGCAACTTCCTCCATTGTTCGAAACTTTACACCTATACGTAGCATATTGGTGAGCACCTTCCTCAAACGTGCCTCAGCGACTTTGCCTGTTGCGAAACGACAATCCCATCTAACATTTTTCATCTCCACGAGCTCCCATGGGTGAAAATCCAAAACAAGCGGTCTGAAAACTCTCAGACCGAGCTGAACTATAGACAAAGAAACTACTGAGGGTAATCGGAGAATGCTCGAAGGCATAGTGTTCATTATCTCGATCAGGCCCGACGTTTCTGGCCGTTGCCCCAGCCCATACACGGGAACAGAAGAATCGTAGAAATATCCGAGCTTCACAAGAGCCCGATAAGTATGTTTGTTGCATCTGAAATTCGGGCTCCTAAACCCGACGGGTCTTTTCTCGATCGTCTTCTCGATTATCTCTGTTGCGAGTTTCAATCTCCTGAACTGTTCATCGAAGGGTAACAGATCAAGCCTTTCGTGGAGGTATCCGTGACACCCCACCTCATGATTTCTGGCAATTTCCGCGATTTTATCCGGAAATCGCTCACAACATTCGCCGGTCACGAAAAAAGTTGCACGTATGCCCAATTCGTCCAACATCTTTAGAAGTCTCGGTAGTCCTTCCTCAATCCCTCTCCAAGTTTTCAGATAGGGCGGAGCGTCCTGCTCAACATCCACGGAAAAAACCGCTTCACTTGGCAAGCCTAATTACCTCCTCGTAGACCTCCAAAACTCTTTTAGCCATGACATCAATTGTAAAATTTCGCACCGTTTCTAGACCGTTGGCCCGGAGCGATTTTGATAGATTCTCGTCTGTCAGAACTCTTACCACGGCTTTCGCTAAAGAGCTGTGGTCTCCGACTGGGACTAAGATACCATTAATGCCATCTCTGACTATGAGGCTGGAACCTGTCGTTCTTGTCGATACAACTGGAGTGCCGCTCGCCATGGCTTCAAGAATCGCCATTGGAAAGGCCTCAGAAAGAGATGGAAGAACGAAAACGTCGGCTGCAGCCATCAGCTTGGCTATCTCCGTTACAAGCTTCGGCCCTAGGAAATTTACCTTTTCTAGGATCCCAAGTTTTCTAGCGAGTTCCACGACCTCTGGGAGATCTTTACCTTTTCCAGCGATTACCAGCCTAGCGTCTGGAACTTCTTTCACAATTTCAACAAAAGCCTTCACAAGAACGTGGACTCCTTTCAGTTTTTTTATTCTAACCGCACTAAAGACCACTTT
This window of the Candidatus Hadarchaeales archaeon genome carries:
- a CDS encoding polysaccharide deacetylase family protein produces the protein MPSEAVFSVDVEQDAPPYLKTWRGIEEGLPRLLKMLDELGIRATFFVTGECCERFPDKIAEIARNHEVGCHGYLHERLDLLPFDEQFRRLKLATEIIEKTIEKRPVGFRSPNFRCNKHTYRALVKLGYFYDSSVPVYGLGQRPETSGLIEIMNTMPSSILRLPSVVSLSIVQLGLRVFRPLVLDFHPWELVEMKNVRWDCRFATGKVAEARLRKVLTNMLRIGVKFRTMEEVAKELRNRNIYK